The genomic region ATTAGACTCATTACCTGGGGGTTAGGGTTTTATAGTAGagatattttagtaattttaaatattttaatttttatttttattttaaactaaaCAGGATCATGAAATATAACTCAGTTTTATATACTTTACACTAAACATAATGCAGAGAgttattttaatttctgtctcaACGTAAGTGTGAATGATACTGTGATAGAATCTCTTCTAAAGAATAAAATACTAAAGTTAGGATAAAACAATGGTAAGTGGGCTTAAGGGAAAAATCTTCCCTAAATGAGCAGAACCTATAGTTCTGGCTTTACTCTCCAGATGACGGGATGATTCTCTCCATTAAGACTTTAAGAGCTCACATTTTAGTTCATTAATCACTTTTTAAACCCCCTCTTAGACTGTTAGTTACTGGCAAAATACTTTTAATGCAAGATATTTGccatcaataaaaatacaaacttaataaattcttttggaccaacatgtttttgttctttttcatTGTCCTGGTTATACCTGAAACAATTTTTAAGTGCTGTCCACTATAACTAAATATAAAACAGAGATACAAAAAAGTTTTTGTCTCTATCACTGCTGAATTTAAAGAACTAACAATATTCTATAGATGATGTATTGAATTAAAAATCAATTATGTGCTTACTTATTTTGTTTAGTATGcaagaaattaatttaattaaaattggcCCAAGAAACAAGAAAACAAGCCTAAATTACATCTGGCCCACTTACACATAAGATCAAGAAAATATTTGTTAATCACaacaacaattttttttcaaatataaaaaaaatatttcaagtcTCAAATTGATGAAGTGAGCTTATATCCATAACTAAGCCCAAATCGGTGGTTCATGTCCAATTCCTTAAATTAGTTGCTAACTAAGTAATTCAATTCCGTTTGCTTCTTAACCAATTCACCTCACCACCGAAACCAATCTCTCTTCTCTTTGTCCAACCCCATGTGATttctcaaaagaaaagaaagaaaaagagaagagttaGGACGAAATTAAAGAATAAAAAGGAGTTACCAaattcaagcaagaaaagaaagtcAAAGAAGCTAGGACTAAAGGCAAGATCACATGCGTAGAGCAAATTACAAAAAGGAGTTTCCACATTTGCACTTCATTGAAACTTGGTGAAAAAATCTTCTCCTTGCATACACAGaagtgaaaattaaaaatattgaaGATGGTGACAATCTGCTATGAATCAACGCTCAAGAATTAAACTTGGGAATAAAGCAAGAATGAAGGGTTCAGATTGAAGAAGCAATTTGAAAAAGGTTAAAAGAGAAGATAGAAAGTATGGATGCATGTATGGTTAAGTCAATGCTTCTACTCTATCTCTCCTTTGTGAAGCCAATGCTGTTTCTAATTTTTGGGAGAAGAAGTTAAACAAGTGCTGAAGCAAGTTTCAAACTTTAGAAGTTTAACTCTTCTATTAAAGGGATGAATGACCAAGGATTGGAATAAGGAATGAGAGCACAACGTTTGGGTTCCCATAGCATACTGAACTAttcattcttctccttcatgattCTTATTGAATATCTCTTTTTCTCAGTctagtcttttttttttcaatggtaAAAAGTATAACAGTGAGGTATGTAAGAAAAAACAATTGAGTGGAAAAATGTAAGAGAGTTAGATTTGGAGAAAAAACTTTATGTTTATTTCAGAAATTTTTTGTaagtttttctattttgttgtcatGATCCTGAAGAAATTCCCTTATAAGTTGGGTGGACACTTTACTGTTGAAAACTAGGGTAAGTTCCTAGTAAAATCTGGTTTGAGTTAGAAACTGGATTTGTTCCAGATAGGATTAGGTAGAATCCTAAGAAAAATTAGAATTTGTAATCTTGTTCAAATATAGTGAAATTTCGTCATTGTTGTAATGGAGACTGGATATAGGCTACATTGCACTGAGTAGATGAACTATGATATATTTCTGTGtcacttttctttctcttccctgtTTCTAGTTCTGCACTTTAggagacaaaacaaaattatCTCATGATTATTCTATCCGGCTAAACTTCACAGTAATACATCCTACACATAATTCTGTTTTGACGACTCCTTTGacaagagacaaaataaaataatatcctaTCTTCACATGAAGCAGCACTCCAAAATCTAGAAGTTCCATCCAACTCCAAGATTAATCAAGCAAAGTaaaaagaattcaaaattcaacCCCTCATTCTCTTAGACACTGATATCCATCAATCTCTATTGTCTTAAGAGACACACACACCTCAACGGATGTCATTCTGTTTGAATTCAAGATCTTCAACCATATTTCATTACTAGTACAAACAGCACTATTTGACGATACCTTTTCATGTTTTCATTAGGTGTTAAGCTCCAATTTCTTCTCTGCAACCATTCTCTCATCAAAATTTCATCTTCAAGACTCAACATCTATTAGCTTTTTGGATTGACTATATCATACAAGGACAACCCTAACGGCAAGCCATGTTCACTCTTGGTGAATCTAATCAACACAACCATTAGCTTCTCTAAATACCTTAATAAGTTGGAAAAGGTCCAACCATTATCTTAAGAGGAGATCCCTAATGGAGGCTATAAGAGCATAATGAGTAATAAGTAGGTAGATGAGCATTAGAGACATTAAACATAACACAAGCATGATAACTAAGCTTAACACCATCTTTGACAATAGTAAGGTTCCAAATTTAAATTATCTATATTAATTACCTTTTGAATTAAGAGTAAACCATTTTTTTATAAACAAGCTAATGACATCAAAGGTAAAGAAGTATTAGAAAATGCAGGTGTGCAAAGAGATTATTAGAAGTTCAAAATCATTAGAACTCAGCAGTCAACATCACATAATAAAGGAACCAAAAAACAATATATTGGATCTACATCAAACAGTTTGGATCccttttttcttttccattcAATATATAATACAAATGATCCTGAGAATACAATAGGTGGGGCAAAGAATGCAAATCAACAAGTATTATGTACACAAAAAGAGAGAAACAAATCAAGAAAGGCAAAAAGATGAGTGAATAGTATTGTTATCTCATGAGAACCGAAACACTAATCTGAAGAAAAGAATATTTCTCCTACCATCAGCCATTTCTTCTCAAAACCTCTAACTACAAAGCTGAGTacacaattgttggatcttggaATCTGTTGGATTTTGCATGTAGTATACGCCGGACTTACCGTTGCTTGAGCATGTTACGTTCAGCTGGTTGCCGAGCTGGGTTGTCTGCAATTTTGGTTTTACAACAACATCAATATCCAAGACAAAACCACAAAACACATAATCACAGCAGCATCATGACATATTAAATGGTTAAAATCAAGAGCAGAGCCATCTTTGATCATAAGAGGTACTTTGTAATGAAAATATTTGTCTAGGTAATGGATAATGATCATATGGTTCTACGAATTCTTTAGAATTCATAATACAATAAAGTTGTTTAAGATTGCCTCAATTCTTTGAAAAGTTTTGAAAGCTTTTCAATGTCAAATCAGGAAGTGAAAAACCGTTATGTTTTTACTGATATTATTCAAATAAATGAAGTTAGTCATTGTTAGTTAACTAGTCTATCATCATTAGATCATCCTTTTGACCTTAACTCATTATTTAGTAATTATATGTATCACGCACTTGTAAATAACTGATGTCATCCCTAACTTTGCATCAATTCACTTCAATCAATTTTTATTCATATACTCATCTATTTACATGAAAGGGAGTTAAAGATGCATTAACAACTCATAAAACAGTGAGTATttttatattgatttttttttaaaaaaaaaaaaaggaagaaaaagaataaagTCAATAGGTCTTATAATAAATGTCATTGAGATATTATGCCTTTGAGTTTTGAGTAAAGTTCATTACCGAACAAGATGCGGCCTTTGTGTTGCAGCTCCATTTTGAAGTTGGGACACAAGACAGATAATGGCACCAGGAGCAGTGATCATTTGCATCAACACCATGAAGAAGTGCAACCAGGCCAACAGAAAGTCTATCACAGACAATTTAATATAAACAGAATTAAATTCAGAACTAGAGAACTGGGTGAAAAGAAAAGCATGGATGCATTTAAGATGAGTGCCTAGACAGAAGTTGCAATGTAGTGACAAACACCGGGTTTCACATATACATGCATATTTTAGTAAAGGATGGATTTAAGTTTAGTACTAACATTAGATTGCTTTGTTTTGTTAGAATAGAAAATTCTTTTAGCAGATCCTGGCTATGATTCTCCCTGGTTAGTCCTCGTTCAACTTAAGAATAGGTTCAGGAGATGTAACTAAAAATCAATTATTAACGATTGTCGCAGAGGCACCAAACAGAGAACAGCACTAATACCTGAGGATTTCTGCCATGGTTAGCTTCAGTTTTGAATTCTTGTATAGTATTATTATTTAAGCAACTAAATGATTTGATCGCTCTTGATTAACTAAATGAGCAATGCATCCTTTATACACAATACAGCTAGTAACAACTAGTACATAAGTTTGCTCCTTTTCTAACAAGATTTTGTTGGGGGACTCAACTAAAATACTTCCTAAACCTTCCTGAAAGCATTACTTTACAACATAATTTTCATAACTGAGATTAACAAGGACCTGATAGCATGTTTTGTTTCCGGGTTGGAATCCTCTAAATGATGGTTCGGACAAAAGCCCCTATACAGTAGCTTTGATCTCAAACcatggttttaaaaattttaaccaaTATCCAACTATGTAATAAGCTTCGGAAGATGAAAAGAAAGGACAAACTATCATTTTTAATGCTCCTTAAGGTACTATCTGTTTTGCTGACTTCCTTATACAGTTTTCTAGCTGGAAATCAATGACCTAGCATTTATAGATAATAATAGGAAAAACTTTCCAAGTTAACCATTATGTTTAAGCCGCTCTCAATCAAATTGGGTCCTCTTCGACCCTCTGAAGCTCAAATAGTCACAGTAGCTGTTCTTATTCAACACTAAATCAATTTAGCTATTCTTTAACACATGTAGACAAATATCTTATTAATAGCCGGAAAAGAAACTTTGGtaagaaataaataattgtaaaactGTTTACTAAGCAATGAAGAATGTAAGATCATAAAAGTTTTAATATCCAATAAACTATAAACGGAATTTAAGATTTAGAAAGGTTTTGTATCCTTGTTTATATTCTGCCTACAGAAAATAACTAGGTTCATCAATTCTCCATGATGAATGTCTTTTCCTAATTTCCTTTTAGTGCAATAGAAACCAAAACAAAACCATTCACAAAAATGAACCAACCCAGATAATTGAATTGAGCCCTGGTCTCATTATCTATATAAATATGGTAAATATTGTTCAACTATTTCCTTTTCAGATACTTATGCTAGAGCAACTTGATCTAAGAAAAAGGTTACACTTCAGATGCTTACCCAGCAATTATGATGACCAGTGAAAGGACCCATAATATGCATTGATACTTCTTGAATTTAGGCTTAGTTCGTCCTGGAGAATATTGTATCGGAGCATATCTTTGGTTAACCCACCCGAACTGTGGGCGTATCAAAAACACAAATCCGAGAAGAAATCCGGTGAGAAAGCCGCCAATATGGGCAAAATTGTCCACATGTGGGAGAATCCCCACTGCTAGGTTGACGACAATGATGACAACAAGGGTGAAGAGTGCTGCTAGCTGCACACGACAGGATGCCATGATTGTCAATATTTTGCTTTAAAGAGCACAAATCTATCCCCTTGATTAAGATACTCATAGTTCAAATTTGATACATTCAATAAGCACCTTATTATCATATATAGACCAGTTAGTAATGAGTTCTGAAAGCATGCCTCCTAGCAAACCAAAAAGTGCACCGGAAGCGCCAACAGAGATGTTTGACTGAATGAAAAGTGCAGAAAGCAAGCTCCCCCCGAATCCAGAAATGACAAATAGCAACCCAACAAGCACTGTAACACAGGAATTGGTCAACAATTTAGAGATagcacaaataataaaaaatcaaatcaGGAAATCAAAGTTCCTGGAGGACACCCGAAATCGAAGGAACTGCATTTTGTACCATTTTGATCAATTTATCAGATGAGAAACAGTACTGTATTCACATTATTCCTCAAATCAGATATTTGAATGTTAATACTTATAATTTGTGACTTTAAGTCCAGGCCCCAGAGACCATCATGTGAAGTCTTACTCTTAAGGCTGGTCTTAAGCTGTATTTGTTGACAACTTTTGAAAACTAATCTTAGTACTGTCTTTTGCCTTATCTATATACTTCTCTACTCAAAACCATGGAAGAAGTACAAACCTAGAGTATCAGAATAAGAGAAGGCAAAACTCATCAGAAAAAAACATCTTTCACTTTTATCACTCAGACATCTATTCTATAACAATTAAGGCTCTCCACGTTTTTTGTCTTAAAACCTGATGATTGCAAGGTACAGAAAACGgagaaacaaacaaataaatcCAAGGTCTTAGTAATTTTGAATATGTTAAACATACCGAATCCAAATTCCTGCTCAAGCCGAATGCCAATGATTAGAATACCCAACATGTTTGCCAACAGATGGAAAACACCACCATGAAGCCACATACAAGTGATGAGGCGCCAACCCTGGTGTCTATGAACCACTCTATCCACATCAAGAGCCCCCATCTTCTGAAGCCTAAGAAATCATAAACAAGCACCAATTCCTCAACCACAGCAACAATAATCCCCAATTTATttaagagaaaataacaaaagaaaaccaTAACAGCAATATTACAGCAACAATTGCCATTGCAGATTGCAATTTAAACAGTTTGATTGCATAAATTAAGTTTGATATATAAAATTTTCATAAGCAGTGAAAATTTTCATAAAAGAGTTTGATATATAAAATTACACATGAATCTCATCCACAAAAATTTTCATCAGTTTAGATTCTCTCATCCATGTAAATTTCCACTCAACCCTATCATTATCCCAATCAAACATAACCTAAATTTCATGCCAACAAAGGGGGGAAatgaagacaaaaaaaaataaaaaaaaaaaaaaaaaaaaaaaaaaagaagaagaaaaacgcaCGTCAATGATGAAGGTCCCAAGAGGGGATTCTCTTTGAAAGGCTGAAAGGAGAAGCGGCCCAAGAAGGTGGCAATGCAAGAAGCAGAATTCTTGGGGCAGTTATTGACATACATGGTGATAACGAACACAACGGTGTTTGCAACAACGAACAAAGGTATCAACCATGGGAACCACTTCTTGTAATGCTTCACCTCAATGAATGATCCAGCTGGTGCTGGTGCTGGTGCTGGTGGTGCTACCTCCACTGGGTGCACCGTATTGTTGTTGCTGTTGCCGCTGGTTCTCTTAGAGTTGACCCTTATGTGGACTTCTTGTGGTGAAGGTGGCACTTCAGCCATGAGTCAAATGCAAAGAGAAAGTGTTAGTTGGTGGTGTTTCAGCCAGAGATTTTTTAGTGTGAGAATTGAATTTGAATGGAGATTGTGTTTTgtgtaagaagaagaagaagaagaagaacttgaagaTGAAGAGACAAAGGATTTCGGGTTTAGCTCACCAACTTTGCTTGTGCGAGTGGGACACTTGTTTGAGAAAGAATATTTATAGAATTCGGGAAACAATGGTCTTATTATTTTTAGAAGTAAACTATTATTTTTTTCCAGAGTAAAGACCCAATTaggttattttctattttcacgACAAAGCGATTCCTATCTAAAAAAAAGACACTTCGACTCTCAATCTTTTTATTTTGGGACAATacgatttttttaataaaaaattcattaaataataataaaattagttttgtaagagttttatttatattttgtgggaatttttccacaaaaatctttttaataatataaCCAATTATTACCACTACTACCATTATCTTTTTCATCCTCATTATTATCACTCATACCTCTATTATTTCTATTGTATAACCatactttatcatcatcattatctcctCTACCGTTATCATCACCAATACTAATATTATCAACATTAAAGttttcttctttcattttttattcgatgttattttttttcctttaaaaggTATTGTACTATAATTAATttttggaaaagtataggtaaccaacaatgtttttgaacaatgtgtaaacaatgtgaattaatagggttaaatgAGTAAATTtgattagtagcattaaattaggatgtaatgtatttttatttgattggtggttgttcatgttgttcaaaattttcattgttccccTAGCACTcccattaattttttttgtggcATCATTTTTATCAATAATTTTTCTTCACTTAACCACCATTGataaatgaatttttttaaaataaagttattaatagtttgtggaggtttaaaactcccacaaaatacaaataaaatcccacaaaactaatttttattattatttaatgaatTTTTTAACAGAAGAACCGTATTGtcccaaaataaaaaagttgagGGTCGAAGTGTCACTTTTTTTTGGACAGGGATCGCTTTGTCCTTCGTAAAAATGGACAAGGACCGGATTGGGTATTTACTCTTTTTTTCCATACAAATTGTGTACGCTTATAAATTTActcacaaaataataaaattaaagttgtaTCTATTAATGGATTTTGTATGATAAAATTAtctaaattctaaaaaattattcaaaaatctTAAACTACTCTTGTTAACTTAACCTAACCCATCATAATTTTTAAAATCGTcactaaaatttttctttttcaactttTATCCACATCTATTACAATTGTCGGTACTAATATCACCACAATTATCACCGTTGTTGCCTCCTTCTCTACTACTATTATCCTCCCAATAATTTAGTTTTACAAGAACGTGAAAAGGCCAATTTCTAGCACGAATCCAACTTTAATTGCGCTGTGAATCCTATTACGTGATATCATACCATGCCAAGAAATTGCAATTTTGAGCTTGTTCCTATGCATCCACACATCATTGTTCTTTTTTCAGTTCCAAATCTACATCGTCTCCTCTCCCCTCGCTCGCAACGCGAAGAACGATGTTCTTGACACGGCCACCGCAATCCTCAACAACCCGAGGGGAAGTGATTCAGATCCAGACACAGAAATAGAAACTGCTTTTTCCTTCAGCAAGAATGCCGACAAGAACATATTCCTTAATGCTAAATTGGTGTGCTACAGAGGCAGCATCGAATTGAACGCGAACATACAACAGATGTTGTTGTTGCCTTTGGCGGAGTTATCGATCTGGAGTGATTTGCGCAACGCCTGACCATGGGCTTTTGCCGGCATGGCACGACGGCAAACTTCTTCGATCCATCATTGGCACTGGTGGGTTAGGTTAGGATAAGTTAGGTTAAGCTAATAAGggtaatttgaaatttttaaatagtTTTTTAGGGTTAAGATAGTTTTGTTGTATGAAACCCATCTTTTTTGGGTAcaactttaattttattgtttcGTGGGTATATTTGTTAGTACACAAAACTTTTATGGTAAAAATGAGAGTTTACTCTTATTTATATTttagtaaagtatatttttttgtagttcaattttgttataaatattttttatttNNNNNNNNNNNNNNNNNNNNNNNNNNNNNNNNNNNNNNNNNNNNNNNNNNNNNNNNNNNNNNNNNNNNNNNNNNNNNNNNNNNNNNNNNNNNNNNNNNNNNNNNNNNNNNNNNNNNNNNNNNNNNNNNNNNNNNNNNNNNNNNNNNNNNNNNNNNNNNNNNNNNNATATTATTCTAATAATTTCTTttataaaaataacaataaatcttttttttatacTCTTTTAAATACgtttacttttaaaataatattaaatataatttttttaaataataaaattaaaataatacaacatatatgataattattagttgaaata from Arachis ipaensis cultivar K30076 chromosome B02, Araip1.1, whole genome shotgun sequence harbors:
- the LOC107625580 gene encoding RHOMBOID-like protein 1 — its product is MAEVPPSPQEVHIRVNSKRTSGNSNNNTVHPVEVAPPAPAPAPAGSFIEVKHYKKWFPWLIPLFVVANTVVFVITMYVNNCPKNSASCIATFLGRFSFQPFKENPLLGPSSLTLQKMGALDVDRVVHRHQGWRLITCMWLHGGVFHLLANMLGILIIGIRLEQEFGFVLVGLLFVISGFGGSLLSALFIQSNISVGASGALFGLLGGMLSELITNWSIYDNKLAALFTLVVIIVVNLAVGILPHVDNFAHIGGFLTGFLLGFVFLIRPQFGWVNQRYAPIQYSPGRTKPKFKKYQCILWVLSLVIIIAGLSVGLVALLHGVDANDHCSWCHYLSCVPTSKWSCNTKAASCSTTQLGNQLNVTCSSNGKSGVYYMQNPTDSKIQQLCTQLCS